A portion of the Longimicrobiales bacterium genome contains these proteins:
- the coaD gene encoding pantetheine-phosphate adenylyltransferase — MTERKRVAIYPGSFDPVTRGHEDIVRRALAFCDVIIVAVAHRRTQRKEGLFTIEERLDLLREVFSDEPRIRTTEFEGLLVDFARESGASLLVRGLRAVSDFEYEFQMASMNRHLWPDIETVFLTPDEHYSYLSASLVREIASLGGDVASFVSPNVLTALHQKFGRA, encoded by the coding sequence ATGACCGAACGCAAGCGCGTTGCGATCTACCCGGGCTCCTTCGATCCCGTCACGCGTGGCCACGAGGACATCGTGCGGCGCGCGCTCGCCTTCTGCGACGTGATCATCGTGGCGGTCGCGCACCGCCGCACGCAGCGCAAGGAGGGGCTCTTCACCATCGAGGAGCGGCTCGACCTGCTGCGCGAGGTGTTCAGCGACGAGCCGCGGATCCGCACCACGGAGTTCGAGGGGCTGCTCGTCGACTTCGCCCGCGAGAGCGGCGCCTCGCTGCTGGTCCGCGGGCTGCGCGCGGTCTCCGACTTCGAGTACGAGTTCCAGATGGCGTCCATGAACCGCCACCTCTGGCCCGACATCGAGACCGTGTTCCTGACACCCGACGAGCACTACTCCTACCTGTCCGCTTCGCTCGTACGCGAGATTGCTTCGCTCGGCGGCGACGTCGCCAGCTTCGTCTCGCCAAACGTGCTCACCGCGCTGCATCAGAAGTTCGGCAGGGCATGA
- the pta gene encoding phosphate acetyltransferase, with the protein MNAFVDSIRLRARSGMRRIVFPEGDDARTLDAVARLVLGDLVRPVVLGEPEAVRDAIASHGADAATVEVIDPATDPRRDQLAGVLHELRAHRGMTREDALERVRDPLMFGALLVRERQVHGSVAGASRTTADVLRAAIWCVGTAQGIRTVSSGFYMVVPPFRNGGAAEVLTFTDGSVVPEPTSEQLADIAAAAVAARRSIVGDAPRVAFLSFSTKGSAESESVDRVRAAVERFRALHPDVPADGELQVDAAVVPSIAERKAAGSPIRGDANVLVFPNLDAGNIGYKLVQRLAHAEAIGPILQGLARPCNDLSRGASAEDIVNVACITALQGG; encoded by the coding sequence ATGAACGCATTCGTGGACAGCATCCGGCTGCGTGCGCGCTCCGGCATGCGCCGGATCGTGTTTCCCGAGGGCGACGACGCACGCACGCTGGACGCCGTGGCGCGCCTGGTGCTCGGCGACCTGGTGCGGCCGGTGGTGCTGGGCGAGCCGGAGGCGGTGCGTGACGCGATCGCGTCGCACGGGGCGGACGCCGCCACCGTGGAGGTGATCGATCCCGCGACGGACCCGCGGCGCGATCAGCTTGCCGGCGTGCTGCACGAGCTGCGCGCGCACCGCGGCATGACGCGGGAGGACGCCCTGGAGCGTGTGCGGGATCCGCTCATGTTCGGCGCCCTGCTGGTGCGCGAGCGCCAGGTGCACGGCTCGGTTGCGGGCGCGTCGCGCACCACGGCGGACGTGCTGCGGGCCGCCATCTGGTGCGTGGGCACGGCGCAGGGCATCCGCACGGTCTCGTCCGGGTTCTACATGGTCGTGCCCCCCTTCCGGAACGGAGGGGCGGCCGAGGTGCTCACCTTCACGGATGGCAGCGTGGTGCCCGAGCCGACCAGCGAACAGCTCGCCGACATCGCGGCAGCGGCGGTCGCGGCTCGACGCAGCATCGTCGGAGATGCGCCCCGGGTCGCATTTCTGTCATTTTCGACCAAGGGAAGCGCGGAAAGCGAATCCGTCGACCGGGTTCGTGCCGCCGTCGAGCGGTTCCGCGCATTGCACCCGGACGTGCCGGCGGACGGCGAGCTGCAGGTCGACGCGGCGGTGGTGCCGTCGATCGCCGAGCGCAAGGCGGCCGGGTCGCCGATCCGGGGTGACGCGAACGTGCTCGTGTTCCCGAACCTGGATGCCGGCAACATCGGCTACAAGCTGGTGCAGCGGCTGGCGCACGCCGAGGCGATCGGTCCGATCCTGCAGGGGCTCGCGCGCCCCTGCAACGACCTCTCGCGCGGCGCCAGCGCGGAGGACATTGTTAACGTCGCCTGCATCACGGCGCTGCAGGGCGGTTGA
- a CDS encoding STAS domain-containing protein, with product MSFDVRKQGDVTVIDVEGQLIVGNRQELKQKVLEELEGGARKFLIDFSSTGYIDSSGLGVLVSLSKKIREQGGELRLANLNEDLRTLFELTKLDTLFHIASSRDEALSSF from the coding sequence ATGAGCTTCGACGTCAGGAAGCAGGGTGATGTGACGGTGATCGACGTGGAGGGACAGCTGATCGTCGGGAACCGCCAGGAGCTGAAGCAGAAGGTGCTCGAAGAGCTGGAAGGTGGTGCCCGCAAGTTCCTGATCGACTTCTCGTCGACCGGCTACATCGACTCGTCCGGTCTGGGCGTGCTCGTCAGCCTGTCGAAGAAGATCCGGGAGCAGGGGGGTGAGCTCCGGCTCGCAAACCTCAACGAGGACCTGCGCACGCTGTTCGAGCTGACCAAGCTCGACACGCTGTTTCACATTGCCAGCTCTCGCGACGAGGCACTCTCCTCCTTCTGA
- a CDS encoding ATP-binding protein — protein MTEVINLRNDLRAIERTVASLVERGRAVGFDDNLLRLNLRVGLTEALANAMLYGNNRDPRKRVRVEAQIEPDRIMIRVTDEGRGFDPDQVDDPTTPANLQKIGGRGIFLIRKLMDRVEFNDRGNSILMILDSRSSGVRERASGM, from the coding sequence ATGACCGAGGTGATCAATCTTCGGAATGATCTGCGGGCCATCGAGCGCACCGTCGCCTCGCTCGTGGAGCGAGGCCGGGCCGTGGGCTTCGACGACAACCTGCTCCGTCTCAACCTGCGCGTCGGCCTGACCGAAGCACTCGCCAACGCGATGCTGTACGGCAACAACCGCGATCCGCGCAAGCGCGTGCGGGTCGAGGCGCAGATCGAGCCGGATCGCATCATGATCCGCGTTACCGACGAGGGGCGCGGCTTCGATCCCGACCAGGTCGACGATCCCACCACGCCCGCCAACCTGCAGAAGATCGGCGGCCGCGGGATCTTCCTCATCCGCAAACTGATGGATCGGGTGGAGTTCAACGACCGGGGCAACTCCATCCTGATGATCCTGGATTCCCGTTCCAGTGGCGTGCGAGAGCGCGCCAGCGGCATGTGA
- a CDS encoding GAF domain-containing SpoIIE family protein phosphatase has product MISSALTETYPIPKPVEDALAALKDERVRCWAVRGEERVRLFPAEDEPWGADVCHVVELGDGARYELEAERDGPAIELLVSTLRMSLTYEREAQSAARELTERYEEINLLYSISEILASVLSLPEAATQILEEVMDVLAARRASLWVYDDEDQRLHLAASVGEDGMTGPIAVDDAESATAKVFRERQALNLERGAVAAGVPRLEPRPQGREAFLSVPINYTPPHGRARTVGVITLVGRRSNLRFTAGDARLLSAIASQIGAALETQRLVRESLRQERTLRELELAHDLQLKLLPDPSTLEGRHDLDARCVPAETVGGDFYQIFQLPNNRLGLMIGDVSSHGFSAALIMALTMSAVGIYAQESGPPADVLRRVHRALEKELETTEMYLSLFYGVIEPDNQRIVYANAGHPHAYIIHRDGMRTRLGATDPPLGIVPLDRYGEASAEWKPSQDLLCLFTDGLSDAFVGGEEALMDEIVSMRDRPLRAIIDRIFRATAKRLTGIPSDDRTALFVRR; this is encoded by the coding sequence GTGATCTCGAGTGCACTGACCGAAACGTACCCGATCCCGAAGCCGGTCGAGGACGCCCTCGCCGCGCTCAAGGACGAGCGTGTGCGCTGCTGGGCCGTGCGCGGCGAGGAGCGCGTGCGACTCTTCCCCGCGGAAGACGAGCCGTGGGGCGCGGATGTATGCCACGTCGTGGAGCTGGGCGACGGCGCGCGCTACGAGCTGGAGGCGGAGCGCGACGGCCCCGCGATCGAGCTGCTCGTGAGCACGCTGCGCATGAGCCTGACGTATGAGCGGGAAGCGCAGTCCGCCGCCCGGGAGCTGACGGAGCGCTACGAGGAGATCAACCTCCTCTACTCGATCAGCGAGATCCTCGCGTCCGTGCTGTCCCTGCCGGAAGCGGCGACGCAGATCCTCGAGGAGGTCATGGACGTGCTCGCCGCGCGACGCGCGTCGCTGTGGGTCTACGACGACGAGGACCAGCGCTTGCACCTGGCGGCGAGCGTCGGCGAGGACGGGATGACGGGACCGATCGCGGTGGACGACGCGGAGTCCGCCACGGCCAAGGTGTTCCGTGAGCGCCAGGCACTGAACCTGGAGCGGGGCGCGGTCGCGGCGGGCGTGCCGCGGCTGGAGCCGAGGCCGCAGGGCAGGGAAGCGTTCCTGTCCGTGCCGATCAACTACACTCCGCCACATGGCCGCGCACGAACGGTCGGCGTGATCACGCTGGTCGGCCGCCGCTCGAACCTGCGCTTTACCGCTGGCGACGCGCGCCTGCTTTCGGCGATCGCGAGCCAGATCGGTGCAGCGCTGGAAACGCAGCGGCTCGTGCGCGAAAGCCTGCGCCAGGAGCGTACGCTGCGGGAGCTCGAGCTCGCGCACGACCTGCAGCTCAAGCTGCTGCCCGATCCGAGTACGCTCGAGGGACGTCACGACCTGGATGCGCGCTGCGTCCCGGCGGAAACCGTCGGCGGCGATTTCTACCAGATCTTCCAGCTGCCGAACAACCGCCTGGGCCTCATGATCGGCGACGTATCGAGTCACGGCTTCTCGGCGGCGCTGATCATGGCGCTGACGATGAGCGCCGTCGGCATCTACGCACAGGAATCGGGACCACCCGCGGACGTGCTGCGCCGCGTACACCGCGCGCTGGAAAAGGAGCTCGAGACGACGGAGATGTACCTGTCGCTGTTCTACGGCGTCATCGAGCCCGACAACCAGCGGATCGTCTACGCCAACGCCGGTCACCCGCACGCCTACATCATTCATCGGGACGGCATGCGCACGCGGCTGGGCGCGACGGATCCGCCGCTCGGCATCGTGCCGCTCGACCGGTACGGCGAGGCGAGTGCGGAGTGGAAGCCGTCGCAGGACCTGCTCTGCCTCTTCACGGACGGCCTTTCGGACGCGTTCGTCGGTGGCGAGGAGGCACTGATGGACGAGATCGTGAGCATGCGCGACCGGCCGCTGCGGGCGATCATCGACCGCATCTTCCGCGCGACCGCAAAGCGGCTCACCGGCATCCCCTCCGATGACCGCACGGCGCTGTTCGTGCGCCGCTGA
- the rsmA gene encoding 16S rRNA (adenine(1518)-N(6)/adenine(1519)-N(6))-dimethyltransferase RsmA, which translates to MVRARKSLGQNFLVDRNYQQRIVAALEAGPEDTVLEIGPGTGALTDHLAGAVRRLVAVEKDDALAAALEQRFAGRADVEIVNGDALAVDLVALLGSPGDARIIGNIPYNITSPLIFRMLEREHRPRRLVFMVQKEVADRIVSPPGDRQYGALSVGVRTVAQVERLFVVPRGAFRPVPNVDSAVLRIDPFRPSPLTAADERDVRTLARVAFGWRRKQLQRILRDAPEYGLDADAVAALLAPFEISPAARPETLAPEDFVALARALRARGLPGDTSVGMDARQESV; encoded by the coding sequence GTGGTCCGCGCCAGGAAATCGCTCGGCCAGAACTTCCTCGTCGACAGGAATTACCAGCAGCGCATCGTCGCGGCGCTCGAGGCCGGGCCGGAGGATACGGTGCTCGAGATCGGCCCCGGCACCGGTGCCCTTACCGACCACCTTGCGGGCGCGGTGCGGCGGCTCGTCGCGGTCGAGAAGGACGACGCGCTGGCCGCCGCGCTCGAGCAGCGCTTCGCGGGACGTGCGGACGTCGAGATCGTGAATGGCGACGCACTCGCCGTGGATCTCGTGGCACTGCTCGGCTCACCCGGGGATGCGCGCATCATCGGCAACATCCCCTACAACATCACGAGCCCGCTGATCTTCCGGATGCTGGAGCGCGAGCATCGCCCGCGTCGCCTGGTGTTCATGGTGCAGAAGGAGGTCGCCGATCGCATCGTCTCGCCCCCCGGCGACCGGCAGTACGGTGCGCTCTCGGTGGGCGTGCGGACGGTGGCGCAGGTGGAGCGGCTGTTCGTGGTGCCGCGCGGCGCGTTCCGGCCCGTACCGAACGTCGACTCCGCCGTGCTGCGCATCGATCCGTTCCGACCGTCGCCACTCACGGCGGCAGATGAGCGCGACGTCCGCACCCTCGCGCGCGTCGCGTTCGGCTGGCGACGCAAGCAGCTCCAGCGCATCCTGCGCGACGCGCCGGAGTACGGGCTCGACGCAGACGCCGTGGCGGCACTGCTGGCACCCTTCGAGATCTCACCCGCGGCACGGCCGGAAACGCTCGCGCCCGAAGACTTCGTCGCACTCGCTCGCGCGTTGCGCGCACGCGGACTGCCGGGTGATACTTCGGTCGGCATGGATGCACGACAGGAGTCGGTGTGA